A genome region from Schlesneria paludicola DSM 18645 includes the following:
- a CDS encoding head-tail adaptor protein, with translation MPASKRRDPIVVQRLKQDATPNVLGEMAVESPDNWETYLVGFAEVIFKGQREFTRAGIVDADVSHLVRLPFSSEALAITSEMRLLLEVTGELLHIEAAYRRDASNREVEMLCRH, from the coding sequence ATGCCCGCTTCAAAGCGCCGCGATCCGATCGTCGTTCAACGTCTCAAACAGGATGCCACGCCAAACGTCCTGGGCGAGATGGCGGTCGAGTCCCCCGACAACTGGGAAACCTACCTGGTTGGATTCGCGGAAGTCATTTTCAAAGGCCAGCGGGAATTTACTCGAGCTGGCATCGTCGACGCGGACGTGTCCCACCTGGTCCGTCTGCCATTCAGCTCCGAGGCCCTGGCGATCACCAGCGAAATGCGGCTGCTCCTGGAAGTGACCGGCGAGCTGCTCCACATTGAAGCCGCCTACCGTCGCGATGCATCAAACCGCGAAGTCGAAATGCTCTGCAGGCACTGA